In Nitrospirota bacterium, the genomic window AAAATGACCCCAAGTAAGCAGTAAGCGGTAAGCAGTTAGCAGATAAAGACTGCCTTTCCTGTTTACTGCTCACTGCTTACTGTTTACTATTTTCATTTCCCTTTGTGAGCGCCCCGCTCATGACGGTTCATCCGAAAATCAACCCCATCCCCACCCTATCCCTCCCCTTGAAGGGGAGGGAATCAACATAGCCCCCTCTCCCTCAGGGAGAGGGTTAGGGTGAGGGTGGGTTTTCATTTACCTTTGTGAGCCCCCGGTTCTCTCCATATCATCTCCTCCATCACTGCCAGTAACAGCAAAAGTGTCTCAGGATTTATTGCAGAGATTGCAATGGCATTAAATCTCTGACAAATCATCTTTACCTCATCCGGTTCTGCCTTATCCTGCTTATTAAATACAACAAGTCTTGGTATATTATCAAGTCCTAACTCCCTGAGTATCTGGTCTACTGACTCCATCTGCTGATCAAAACGGGGGTTGCTGATGTCCACAACATGAAGTAATAAGCGGGCGTCCCTCAGCTCATCCAGCGTAGCCCTGAAGGCGCCAAGTAGATCCTCCGGCAGTTCTCTTATAAACCCGACTGTATCGGTTATTATAACCTCACGTTCTTTTGGGAATCTTAGCCTTCTTGATGAAGTATCCAGTGTAGCAAATAACAGGTCTTCTGTTTTTACATTACTCTTTGTCAGGGAGTTAAGCAATGTTGACTTACCTGCATTTGTATAGCCTACAATAGAGATGATAGGTAAATGGCTTTGAACCCTCTTCTCTTTCCGCTGCTGTCTTGCCCTGCTGAGATGCTCAAGTTCCCTTTCCAGATGTGTTATCCTGTCCCTTATCCGTCTTCTGTCAACCTCCAGTTTCATCTCACCCGGCCCTCTGCCGCCTACACCGCCCATCAACCGCGACATGGCCTTGCCTGTACCGATAAGCCTTGGAAGGAGATATTTTAATTGTGCAAGCTCAACCTGTACCTTACCATCCCTGCTGTGTGCCCGTCTTGCAAATATGTCGAGGATAAGCTGTGTCCTGTCAATTACCCTTATGTCCGTTATATCTGCTATTGATTTAACCTGTGTTGGGGAGAGATTCTGATCAAGTATAATAAGATTTGCCCCGCCCTGTAATGACTTAATTAAAAGCTCTTTTATCTTACCCTCACCCATAAGGTATTTTGGGTGAATCAGCTTTGGTCTTTGTATAACAGAGCCAATTACAGTGACCCCTGCAGTCCTTGCAAGCTCCTTCAGCTCCTCAAGTGAATCCTCCTGCTCTGACTTGCTCTTTAGCGAAACACTTACAATTACAGCCCTGTCCCCCTTTTCAACCTCTTTTACCTCAGCGCCGACGGAAAGTTCTTCATCAAGAATACTCAGAAAATCAGATAAGTTCAGGTCAAGCTGTTGAAACTGTGTTTTCTCATGTACCCTGTATGTCTTGCCGGCGGGATTTGGAGGAATAAGGTTTGCCATATAAATATGGGCAGGAAGGCCGTCACCTCCTACACCGACTGCTGCCATAAGATCAAGCCTGAGCAAAGCAAGGTCTGTAAGGTCATCCTGTGAAAGGGCCTCATCTTTCAGATGTGTATGAACACACCTGACGCCCCTGATATTCCTCCTTCCGAGGGCAAATTCAGAAATATCAGGTATAACAATCTCTTTCTGGTCACCGATGATAACACATCGTATCTGTCCCTGCCTGTCTATGATCATCCCTATCTGTTTCCTAATCTCAAAAGAAAGGGAAGTAATATATCGTGCAAGCTCACCTGTAATTACCTCAGACGGCGGAATCCTTCGGCGGTAGATATTCTTTAACCTCCTGAGCTGGTCCGCCTTTAATCCTGCAGTATTACCGAAAAGATTGGAAATATTAAAGTCTCCTTCATCCGAAAATGACCCCAAGTAAGCAGTAAGCGGTAAGCAGTTAGCAGATAAAGACTGCCTTTCCTGTTTACTGCTCACTGCTTACTGTTTACTATTTTCATTTCCCTTTGTGAGCCGAAGGCTCATGAGGGTTCATCCGAAAATCCTTCCGGCGGGGTAAGAAAACCCCGCCTATCCATTTCTATAAGGATAGGCGGGACATTCTTGTCCCGCTGACTTTCATGCCCCTTTGTGAGCACCTTGCTCATGTGGGTTTATTCAAAAATACCCAAACCTGTTAGATAATACTAACCGGGGATATTTATTCTGAAGGTAAAATAACAGGATAGGAAAGTTCTGTCAATTTCAGGCGGGGTGGACATTATCCGATATAAATCAAAAATCGGTAAACTTGACGCCCAGATTCATAACATGTTATTATGCAGAACATTGCAGAATATATTTCCGGTTAGAAAAACCATGAAGTACATCACAGATAGAAAAACCTGTTTAACCATAATATTAACAATTGCCTTCAGTATCGGTTTAGGATTTTATAATAACCGAACATCTATCGCAGACAGCAGAGGTTATGCTGCTTATCTTGGAATACAGGAATTTCCCCGTCCTGTTGAGGCAAAGGATTTTACGTTAAAGGACATCGCCAATAAAAAGATAAATCTGAAAAGCTACAGGGGAAAGGTTGTTATGCTCAATTTCTGGGCAACATGGTGTGGCCCATGCCGGATGGAAATGCCTTCTATGGAGAGATTACACCAGCAGTTTAAAGATAAGGCATTTGTAATTATTTCTGTTGCCTCCGGTGATTCAAGAGAGGAAGTCAGTTCATTTATGAAAGAATACCGCCTGACATTTCCTGCTCTACTTGATGATGATTATGAGGTCTCCGATGAGTATAAAGTTTGGGCAGTTCCAACTACCTATTTTATTAATACAAAAGGGGAGATTATAGGAAAGGCCCAGGGTGGCAGAGACTGGAGCACAAGAGCCGCAACTCAGTATATTTCATCTATATTTTAGCTTCATGGCTTTTAGCTTTAAGGCTTTTAGCTTTTAGGCTTCTCTATTAACAAATAACCAATAAAAAAGGGGGTATTAAAATGAAGAAAAGGCAACTTTTATCTTTAGTATTTTTATCTGTTCTAATCCTGTTTAGCGGGAAACTTGCAATAGCAATGGGTGATATGCATGAAGCCCATACGTCCAAACCCATGTATGACGCTGGAGACATGGGTGACATGACGGATGATGACTGGTGTAAGAATGACCCTGCCCATGCGATGATGCATAAGATGGGTAAACACATGATGAACAAGGATATGAACCCATGGGATATGATCAAAGAAAAGCTGAATCTTTCAGATGAGGAAAATGAGAAACTCGGAAAGATTTTCTATGAATACCGGAAAGAGATGCTGAGGAAAAGGGCTGAGATAGAGATTGCTGAAATGGACCTTCAATGGTTATTGAGGATGAAATCAACTGATGCTAAAACAATAAAAGATACGCTCAAGAATTTGGAGTCCCTTAGAACCGCCGTAAATACCTACAGGGTTGACCAATTGTTAAAAACAAGGGACTTTCTCTCAAATGAACAGTATGAGATTCTGGCAAACTATCTCCTCGGCTGGATGGACCATCATGGTAATAAAAGAGGAGACCATGACTGCTGTATGCATGACATGAAAGGATGCAGGTAAATGTAGGCTATGCCTTTTTACAAATTCCGGCAGACTTACAGAGATATACAACGTGTACGTCAGATACTTAATACCCTTATCAAATATGGGTTCGGTTATGTAGTAGATAAATTAAACCTACAAAGCTATGTCCCGCTCGGGAAACGCCTCTTCAGGATTCCTGAGCGTGAGATGATCCCAAAGAATGCTGCCGGGCAATTCAGGCTTGTACTTGAAGAGCTCGGCACTACATTCATCAAGTTCGGTCAGATCCTCAGTTTAAGAAGAGATATTCTTTCCGAAGATTTCATAAATGAACTCCAGAAACTTCAGGATAATGTTCCCCCTTTTTCCTATGAACAGGTTAGAGAAGAAATCTTATCCCAGTTCGGTAAGCCGATAGAAAAACTTTTTGCTGCCTTTGATGAAAAACCCCTCGCTGCTGCCTCAATAGGTCAGGTACACAGGGCAAGGCTATTCAACGGCAAAGATGTTGTTGTAAAGATTCTGAGGCCCGGCATTAAAGAAACCATAGAAACAGACCTGAGTATCCTTGCAAATCTCTCACGACTGATAGAAAAGTATATTCAAGAGTCCAAGATGTATGACCCTGCCGGCCTTGTTGAAGAGTTTTCCCAATCCATAAGAAGGGAACTGGACTTCAGGCTTGAAGGC contains:
- the hflX gene encoding GTPase HflX — translated: MSNLFGNTAGLKADQLRRLKNIYRRRIPPSEVITGELARYITSLSFEIRKQIGMIIDRQGQIRCVIIGDQKEIVIPDISEFALGRRNIRGVRCVHTHLKDEALSQDDLTDLALLRLDLMAAVGVGGDGLPAHIYMANLIPPNPAGKTYRVHEKTQFQQLDLNLSDFLSILDEELSVGAEVKEVEKGDRAVIVSVSLKSKSEQEDSLEELKELARTAGVTVIGSVIQRPKLIHPKYLMGEGKIKELLIKSLQGGANLIILDQNLSPTQVKSIADITDIRVIDRTQLILDIFARRAHSRDGKVQVELAQLKYLLPRLIGTGKAMSRLMGGVGGRGPGEMKLEVDRRRIRDRITHLERELEHLSRARQQRKEKRVQSHLPIISIVGYTNAGKSTLLNSLTKSNVKTEDLLFATLDTSSRRLRFPKEREVIITDTVGFIRELPEDLLGAFRATLDELRDARLLLHVVDISNPRFDQQMESVDQILRELGLDNIPRLVVFNKQDKAEPDEVKMICQRFNAIAISAINPETLLLLLAVMEEMIWREPGAHKGK
- a CDS encoding TlpA family protein disulfide reductase; this translates as MQNIFPVRKTMKYITDRKTCLTIILTIAFSIGLGFYNNRTSIADSRGYAAYLGIQEFPRPVEAKDFTLKDIANKKINLKSYRGKVVMLNFWATWCGPCRMEMPSMERLHQQFKDKAFVIISVASGDSREEVSSFMKEYRLTFPALLDDDYEVSDEYKVWAVPTTYFINTKGEIIGKAQGGRDWSTRAATQYISSIF
- a CDS encoding periplasmic heavy metal sensor, producing the protein MKKRQLLSLVFLSVLILFSGKLAIAMGDMHEAHTSKPMYDAGDMGDMTDDDWCKNDPAHAMMHKMGKHMMNKDMNPWDMIKEKLNLSDEENEKLGKIFYEYRKEMLRKRAEIEIAEMDLQWLLRMKSTDAKTIKDTLKNLESLRTAVNTYRVDQLLKTRDFLSNEQYEILANYLLGWMDHHGNKRGDHDCCMHDMKGCR